From Psychrobacillus sp. FSL K6-2836, a single genomic window includes:
- a CDS encoding S-layer homology domain-containing protein: MANKPKKYRKFSAGAATATLVATAIVPTALGAEVKTAATDFSDVASTHTHYAAIMQAVERGLFDGYKDGTFKPENSIDRKGVVKSLAKYVVAQSDYKTFEEYITANKLADKVTPFKDVPATHGDKELYNASLIVKDSGIFRGSNNNLMPSNNITRQQMAQVLVNGFSLKDLTGVESKVTDNAKAQAQYVKYINILSENGVTEVSAFNPTGDVKRGQMASFLNRSFDVAHPVVENPTPEVVSVNADNLKQFSITFNTKVDKASAEDIANYSLVDETSGATADLKNGSVELQADGKTVFVTLGTEARQQDEVRVTVEDVVNEKNVANKKYEGNVTFFDRAAPTVEMLRTVGPRSVEINFSEPLAVAPTVKLDNGSISTAVTIDPANRSRAVVEFGIAPTTGEHSLEIEGGQDYASYKVAKTTKDFNYAVDTTVPTVTIDKAAPDRVTLKFSKPVKVTNAGNVSLYHTVNNSASYVGTGLTAVNPVNGFASTFTVNFATPLPEGASKLFLNTKENAFEDAWGNDVASTELSANIVLDKTAPSVTKVDASTDKKFVITFSEEVTKATAELAANYALTDSAGKTISLTGANFVYDNAKKTVTVTLPTSLKPGSYALVVKNVEDVSYEKNKLTSQTIDVAIPDSTAWGVQSAVKSGNNIRLTFNEAMSADGLTNLSNYSLRNKDVMEDYPAGTTIVVINNSTIEIRLPAGNTVINNIDGVRVSGSLKDAAGNVYSNTDFILAPVTADSLAETSLVEGSAMTASNKTVKFQLNQELQGSLNPSMFTIADPTPEGTFTFGGASYENSNGKATVTLTLAANSTTSSFAPNQQLKVVATAGALTNTFGTPNSPITIPVKDGIAPSVEKGTDGKLLIANNTATGDVSDFTIDFDEALSASTALWASDLVITDAAGNRLKAGDHYTVTASANDDTATVALVNKYATYTGALSVATVKTPEYIRDAAGNTANAFTATSVSIE, from the coding sequence ATGGCTAACAAACCTAAAAAATACCGTAAGTTTTCAGCAGGTGCAGCTACAGCTACACTAGTAGCAACAGCAATTGTACCAACTGCTTTAGGAGCAGAAGTAAAAACTGCAGCAACAGATTTTTCGGATGTAGCTTCAACTCACACACACTATGCTGCAATTATGCAAGCTGTAGAACGTGGACTATTTGACGGCTACAAAGATGGTACTTTTAAACCTGAAAACTCTATTGATCGTAAAGGTGTAGTAAAATCTCTTGCGAAATATGTAGTTGCTCAATCTGACTATAAAACTTTCGAGGAGTATATTACTGCTAACAAATTAGCAGATAAAGTAACTCCTTTTAAAGATGTTCCTGCGACCCATGGAGACAAAGAATTATATAATGCTTCTTTAATCGTTAAAGATTCTGGAATTTTCAGAGGTAGCAATAACAACTTGATGCCTTCTAACAACATTACTCGTCAACAAATGGCACAAGTACTTGTGAACGGGTTTAGTTTAAAGGATCTTACTGGAGTTGAGTCGAAGGTTACAGACAATGCTAAAGCACAGGCACAATATGTGAAATACATCAATATCTTATCTGAAAATGGTGTAACAGAAGTTTCTGCGTTCAATCCAACTGGAGACGTTAAACGTGGACAAATGGCGTCATTCTTAAACCGTTCATTTGATGTTGCCCATCCAGTAGTTGAGAACCCAACTCCTGAAGTAGTTTCCGTAAATGCAGATAACTTAAAACAGTTCTCTATTACTTTTAATACAAAAGTAGATAAAGCATCTGCTGAAGATATTGCAAATTATTCATTAGTTGATGAAACATCTGGGGCTACTGCAGATTTAAAAAACGGTTCTGTGGAGCTACAAGCTGACGGGAAAACTGTATTTGTAACACTTGGAACGGAAGCTCGTCAACAAGACGAAGTGAGGGTTACTGTAGAAGACGTAGTAAATGAAAAAAATGTGGCTAACAAAAAATACGAAGGAAATGTTACATTCTTTGATAGAGCAGCACCAACAGTTGAAATGCTTCGTACAGTTGGTCCACGTTCAGTAGAGATTAACTTCTCTGAGCCATTAGCAGTTGCACCAACTGTTAAATTAGATAATGGATCTATCTCTACAGCTGTTACCATTGATCCTGCCAATCGCTCTAGAGCAGTAGTTGAATTTGGTATAGCTCCTACAACAGGTGAACACTCACTTGAAATAGAAGGTGGTCAAGACTACGCTTCATATAAAGTAGCTAAAACTACTAAAGACTTTAACTATGCTGTTGATACAACAGTACCAACAGTGACAATTGATAAAGCAGCACCAGACCGCGTTACATTAAAATTCTCTAAACCGGTTAAAGTGACAAACGCTGGTAATGTTTCGCTCTATCATACTGTTAATAATAGTGCTAGTTATGTAGGGACAGGTCTTACTGCCGTAAATCCAGTTAATGGTTTTGCTAGTACATTTACAGTGAATTTTGCAACTCCACTTCCAGAGGGTGCTTCGAAGTTATTCTTAAACACAAAAGAAAATGCCTTTGAAGATGCTTGGGGTAATGACGTTGCATCAACGGAATTATCAGCTAATATAGTTTTAGATAAAACTGCCCCTTCTGTTACAAAAGTAGATGCTTCAACTGACAAGAAATTTGTTATTACTTTCTCGGAAGAAGTAACTAAAGCAACAGCTGAATTAGCAGCAAATTATGCTTTAACGGATTCGGCTGGGAAAACTATATCACTTACTGGCGCTAATTTCGTTTACGACAATGCGAAAAAGACTGTAACTGTTACTTTGCCTACAAGCTTAAAACCAGGTTCTTACGCATTAGTAGTTAAAAATGTAGAAGATGTATCTTATGAAAAAAATAAATTAACTTCACAAACTATTGACGTTGCTATACCTGATTCAACAGCATGGGGTGTTCAAAGTGCAGTTAAAAGTGGAAATAATATCCGATTAACATTTAACGAAGCTATGAGCGCAGATGGATTAACAAATCTTTCTAATTATAGTTTGCGAAATAAGGACGTAATGGAGGATTACCCGGCTGGTACAACAATCGTTGTTATTAATAATTCAACCATTGAGATTCGGTTACCTGCTGGCAATACAGTTATCAATAATATCGATGGAGTACGTGTAAGTGGATCACTCAAAGATGCTGCAGGCAATGTATATAGCAATACCGATTTCATTTTAGCACCGGTTACTGCTGATTCTCTAGCCGAAACATCTCTTGTCGAAGGTTCTGCTATGACAGCTTCAAATAAAACTGTTAAGTTCCAATTAAACCAAGAACTACAAGGTTCATTGAATCCATCTATGTTTACTATAGCTGATCCAACACCTGAAGGAACATTTACATTTGGTGGAGCTTCCTATGAAAATAGCAATGGAAAAGCAACTGTAACTTTAACACTTGCAGCTAACAGTACAACATCTTCCTTTGCACCAAACCAACAATTAAAAGTTGTAGCTACAGCTGGTGCTTTAACGAATACATTTGGAACTCCAAACTCACCAATCACCATCCCAGTTAAAGATGGGATTGCTCCAAGTGTGGAGAAAGGTACTGACGGAAAATTATTAATAGCTAACAATACAGCAACTGGTGATGTTTCTGATTTCACTATTGATTTTGATGAAGCCTTGTCAGCATCTACTGCTCTATGGGCTAGTGATTTAGTTATTACAGATGCTGCAGGTAACAGATTGAAAGCTGGAGATCATTACACAGTAACCGCATCTGCAAACGATGATACCGCCACTGTTGCTTTGGTAAATAAATACGCAACTTACACTGGTGCTTTATCCGTTGCTACTGTAAAAACTCCAGAATATATCCGTGACGCAGCAGGTAATACTGCTAACGCATTTACTGCAACAAGTGTATCGATAGAATAA
- a CDS encoding S-layer homology domain-containing protein, protein MANQSSKYSKFLAGAASAALVATAIVPTALAAEVETAAKEFSDVAPTHTHYGAIMQAVERGLFNGYTDGTFKPENTIDRKGVVKSLANYVVSQSEYKTFEAYVAANKLAETVAPFNDVPATHGDKELFNASLIVKDSGIFRGSNNNLMPANNITRQQMAQVLVNGFDLKDLADVESTVTDNENAQAQYVNYINILSENGVTAVTSFNPTGDVKRGQMASFLNRSFDVAHPEEVISTPEVVSVSAVNAKELVVTFNQAVDATDAAIKTKYAVEGEVISNAVVSEDGKTVTLTTADELKVSNAKVTVSPIKTKEDATVLTSEFNKLLTFADTTPVDVKSVEAKGTTAVITFDEPVQNEGTVSLDGVQLASTQYTLAGKTLTITGLTAEKSYKVDVVGATDFANNISNPIAVNFTVAKPVVDNSNPTVSTTVNGTEITFDFSEELSKQNLDGTLGRNEYAKVTVGTTDFYLTDANIKDATDKTKFTVDAVSVLGAAKFINTKVKVEGQKDLAGNAGDAFEFDATLAKDSTPAVLSSTSTKMLVADDSTVTTDVDALYLTFNEPVNVKGDLTLNTKNGIVYTTGNVIAVDEVAGTDVDGNGKIEGSELNTVKVSLDLDSNSTYSFELAAGSVADLSGNVNADTITFDVASGTFQITPGTVTASLVLGNTPVVVDATNNRVFTVEYAADVTSSATTVANYTLGGKVLPAGTQLQFVNGTKKVRFTLPEGSITANGSYVLEAKNVVDTKGNTLKDGKATTPVVLKESVAPVASKVTVVDSKTFTVDFSEAIADQATVTGLTVKIAGASVVPTSVVAANGKLTVKTTNDFALTDSIDVEFKSTNLLDANNNKVKDVTISK, encoded by the coding sequence ATGGCTAACCAATCATCGAAATACAGTAAATTTTTAGCTGGTGCAGCTTCAGCTGCTCTAGTAGCAACAGCAATCGTACCAACTGCTTTAGCAGCAGAGGTAGAAACAGCAGCAAAAGAATTCTCAGACGTAGCTCCAACACACACACACTACGGTGCAATTATGCAAGCTGTAGAACGTGGATTATTCAATGGTTACACAGATGGTACTTTCAAACCTGAAAACACTATCGACCGTAAAGGTGTAGTTAAATCTCTTGCTAACTATGTAGTTTCACAATCTGAGTATAAAACTTTTGAAGCGTATGTTGCTGCTAACAAGTTAGCTGAAACTGTAGCGCCATTCAATGATGTTCCTGCAACTCATGGTGACAAAGAATTATTTAACGCTTCTTTAATCGTTAAAGATTCTGGAATCTTCAGAGGTAGTAACAACAACTTAATGCCTGCAAACAACATTACTCGTCAACAAATGGCGCAAGTACTTGTTAATGGATTTGATCTAAAAGATCTTGCTGACGTAGAGTCAACAGTTACAGACAACGAAAATGCACAAGCACAATATGTAAACTACATTAACATCTTATCTGAAAACGGTGTAACTGCAGTTACTTCTTTCAATCCTACTGGAGACGTTAAACGTGGACAAATGGCTTCATTCTTAAACCGTTCATTTGATGTTGCTCATCCAGAAGAAGTTATCTCAACTCCAGAAGTAGTTTCTGTTAGTGCGGTTAACGCTAAAGAATTAGTTGTTACATTCAACCAAGCTGTTGATGCAACTGATGCTGCTATTAAAACGAAATATGCTGTTGAAGGCGAAGTTATCTCTAACGCAGTAGTTTCAGAAGATGGTAAGACTGTAACTTTAACAACTGCTGATGAGTTAAAAGTATCAAATGCTAAAGTTACTGTTTCACCAATCAAAACAAAAGAAGATGCTACTGTACTAACTTCAGAGTTCAACAAATTGCTAACATTTGCAGATACAACTCCTGTTGATGTTAAATCTGTTGAAGCAAAAGGAACTACAGCAGTTATCACTTTTGATGAGCCTGTACAAAACGAAGGAACTGTAAGCTTGGATGGTGTTCAACTTGCATCTACTCAATATACTTTAGCTGGTAAAACACTAACAATTACAGGTTTAACTGCTGAAAAGTCTTATAAAGTAGATGTTGTTGGAGCAACTGACTTCGCTAACAATATCTCTAACCCTATCGCTGTTAACTTCACAGTAGCTAAGCCAGTAGTTGATAATTCAAACCCAACTGTATCTACTACAGTTAACGGTACTGAAATCACTTTTGATTTCTCAGAAGAATTGTCTAAACAAAATCTTGATGGGACTTTAGGTCGTAATGAGTATGCAAAAGTAACTGTAGGAACTACTGATTTCTACTTGACTGATGCTAATATTAAAGATGCTACTGATAAAACTAAATTCACTGTAGATGCAGTATCTGTATTAGGTGCAGCGAAATTTATTAATACAAAAGTTAAAGTAGAAGGACAAAAAGACCTAGCTGGTAATGCTGGAGATGCATTTGAATTCGATGCTACTTTAGCTAAAGATTCAACTCCTGCTGTTCTTTCATCTACTTCAACAAAAATGTTAGTTGCAGATGATTCAACTGTTACTACAGATGTAGATGCTTTATACCTTACTTTCAATGAACCTGTAAATGTTAAAGGTGATTTAACTCTTAATACTAAAAATGGTATTGTCTACACAACTGGAAATGTAATAGCTGTAGATGAAGTTGCTGGAACTGATGTTGATGGTAACGGTAAAATTGAAGGTTCTGAGTTAAATACTGTTAAAGTTTCTCTTGATTTAGATAGCAATTCAACATACTCTTTCGAATTGGCTGCTGGATCGGTAGCAGACTTGTCTGGAAATGTGAATGCAGATACTATTACGTTTGATGTTGCTTCAGGTACTTTCCAAATTACACCTGGAACAGTTACTGCTTCATTAGTATTAGGCAATACACCAGTTGTAGTAGATGCTACTAACAATAGAGTATTCACTGTTGAGTATGCTGCGGATGTTACTTCTTCAGCAACAACAGTAGCTAACTACACTCTTGGAGGAAAAGTATTACCTGCTGGAACTCAACTACAGTTTGTAAATGGAACTAAAAAAGTAAGATTCACATTACCAGAAGGTTCTATCACTGCTAATGGTAGCTATGTACTTGAAGCTAAGAATGTTGTAGATACTAAAGGTAACACTCTTAAAGACGGTAAAGCTACAACTCCAGTTGTACTAAAAGAAAGCGTTGCTCCAGTAGCTTCTAAAGTAACTGTAGTAGATAGCAAAACATTTACTGTTGATTTCTCTGAAGCAATTGCTGACCAAGCTACTGTTACTGGTTTAACAGTTAAGATTGCTGGTGCTTCTGTAGTTCCTACTTCAGTAGTAGCAGCTAATGGCAAGCTAACTGTTAAGACAACTAATGACTTTGCTCTAACTGATAGCATTGATGTTGAGTTTAAATCAACTAACCTATTAGATGCTAATAATAACAAAGTTAAAGACGTTACTATTTCTAAATAA